One genomic segment of Deltaproteobacteria bacterium includes these proteins:
- a CDS encoding methane monooxygenase, translating into MARNLIKAHDKVKGLEWTPTYFEPEAKYPTKFHIPKKAKDPFRHLIRDYMAMEAEKDNRQYGFLDGAVRMDNPNQVTTRFAEGMKPAMAILPFAEYAAGKCQGQLISAVDNEELRNGYLAQMLDEVRHVQQEMYLGRYYMKHYHDPAGFDIGQKAFGNHFLASAGRSFFETFIAGDPIECSISLQVVGETAFTNPLFVAFPNTAAANGDHATPTVFLSIQSDEARHMANGYATLVTVLSDDRNLPLIQEALDKYFWRGHVFIDAFLGTLTDYFSVNRVGAYKNMWKQWVLDDWVGSFIARLEKFGLQPPRWLPNAQENIQWLNHSTAMAAYAMWPIAFWRYDAPSEREQEWFETQYPGWNSHYGKFWEAYRQMTDPRNGQIPAQLFPSLPPLCQVCQMPCVFPRPDASTMRIKEKVGKKRAFCSEPCEWIFDLEPQRYVNYTNWYEKFDGWDLADVITHLGYLRPDGKTLIAQPHLSHDDMWTIDDIRRLKFEIKDPLRQ; encoded by the coding sequence ATGGCACGGAATCTGATCAAGGCGCATGACAAGGTGAAAGGTCTGGAGTGGACCCCCACCTACTTCGAACCGGAAGCGAAATACCCGACGAAGTTTCACATCCCCAAGAAAGCGAAAGATCCGTTTCGCCATCTGATTCGCGATTACATGGCCATGGAGGCAGAGAAAGACAACCGCCAGTACGGGTTTCTCGACGGTGCCGTGCGCATGGACAACCCCAATCAGGTGACCACGCGCTTTGCCGAGGGCATGAAGCCGGCCATGGCCATCCTTCCCTTTGCCGAATACGCCGCCGGGAAATGTCAGGGGCAGCTGATTAGCGCAGTGGACAACGAAGAACTGCGCAACGGCTACCTCGCACAAATGCTCGACGAAGTGCGCCACGTGCAGCAGGAAATGTATCTGGGCCGCTACTACATGAAGCACTACCACGACCCCGCTGGGTTCGACATCGGCCAGAAAGCGTTCGGCAATCACTTCCTGGCGTCGGCGGGGCGTTCGTTCTTCGAGACATTCATCGCCGGCGACCCGATCGAATGCTCCATTAGCCTGCAAGTGGTCGGAGAAACCGCGTTCACCAACCCCTTGTTCGTCGCCTTCCCCAACACCGCTGCGGCCAATGGCGATCACGCGACCCCAACTGTGTTCCTCAGCATTCAGTCGGATGAGGCGCGGCACATGGCCAACGGCTATGCCACGCTGGTCACCGTGCTGTCCGACGACCGCAATCTGCCGTTGATCCAAGAAGCCCTCGACAAATACTTCTGGCGCGGCCACGTCTTCATCGACGCCTTCCTCGGCACGCTCACCGATTATTTCAGCGTCAACCGGGTCGGGGCCTACAAAAACATGTGGAAGCAATGGGTGCTCGACGACTGGGTGGGCAGCTTCATCGCCCGGCTGGAGAAGTTCGGTTTGCAGCCGCCGCGCTGGCTGCCGAACGCGCAGGAAAACATCCAATGGCTCAACCATTCGACGGCCATGGCCGCCTACGCCATGTGGCCGATCGCCTTCTGGCGCTACGATGCCCCTAGCGAACGTGAACAGGAGTGGTTCGAGACCCAATACCCGGGCTGGAACAGCCATTATGGCAAGTTCTGGGAAGCCTACCGCCAGATGACCGACCCGAGAAACGGTCAGATTCCCGCCCAGCTCTTCCCGAGCCTGCCGCCGCTGTGCCAAGTATGTCAGATGCCGTGTGTGTTCCCGCGCCCGGATGCCAGCACAATGCGTATCAAAGAAAAAGTCGGCAAGAAGCGTGCGTTCTGCTCGGAACCGTGCGAATGGATATTCGACCTCGAACCGCAGCGCTACGTGAATTACACCAACTGGTACGAGAAATTCGACGGGTGGGATCTCGCCGACGTTATCACTCACCTTGGCTACCTGCGCCCGGACGGCAAAACACTGATCGCTCAGCCGCACCTGAGCCACGACGATATGTGGACGATCGACGACATCCGCCGGCTGAAGTTCGAGATCAAAGACCCGCTGCGACAATAA